In Actinomycetota bacterium, the sequence ATGGCGGTCTTGCCGACGCCGGGCTCACCGATCAGCACCGGGTTGTTCTTGGTGCGCCGGGAGAGGATCTGCATCACGCGCTCCATCTCGCGCGTACGCCCGATGACGGGGTCGAGCTTCTTCTCGCGGGCGAGCTGGGTGAGGTTGCGCCCGAACTGGTCGAGGATCTGGCTGCCGCCCTTATCGCCCTCTTCGCCCTTGCCGGAGCGCTCGGGACCGGCGCCCGGGCCCGACGCAGCACCCTGCGTCTCGCCCTTGGCCGGCGGCCCCTGGTAGCCGGAGAGCAGCTGGATGACCTGCTGGCGCACGCGCGACAGGTCGGCGCCGAGCTTGACGAGTACCTGCGCGGCGACGCCTTCGCCTTCGCGGATCAGCCCGAGCAGGATGTGCTCGGTGCCGATGTAGTTGTGACCGAGCTGTAGCGCCTCGCGCAGCGACAGCTCGAGCACCTTCTTCGCTCGCGGGGTGAACGGGATGTGCCCGGACGGCGACGAGCCGCCCTGGCCGATGATCTCTTCCACCTGGGCGCGCACGGCCTCGAGCGAGATGCCGAGGCTCTCCAAGGCCTTTGCGGCGACGCCCTCTCCCTCGTGGATCAGCCCGAGCAGGATGTGCTCGGTGCCGATGTAGGAGTGGTTGAGCAGACGCGCCTCTTCCTGCGCGAGCACCACGACCCTGCGGGCTCGATCCGTGAAGCGTTCGAACATGCCCATCCTTTCCGGAAAGGGGCGGATGTAGACGGAGAGGGTGACGTCACTCTACCCCCGGGCGGAGGTGTTAACCCTGGCGCCCCACCGCGTAACCTGGCCGGCGATGTCCAGCTCGCCGCTCACCGATCGGACGCGTGCCGGCGCGGAGCTCGAGCTCGTGGAAGAGGCGCTGCGGGCCGCGGTGCAGACCGACGATCCGTACCTCACCGAGATCGCCTCCCACCTCATCGTCGCCGGTGGCAAGCGTCTGCGGCCGATGGTCGCGGTCGTCGCCTCCCAGGTGGCGATGGCCGACGGCGGCCACGGTGCGCCAGCGCGGCTCGGCATCGTCGAGGACGCGGTCCAAGGCGGGGTCGCTTGTGAGCTGGTGCACCTCGGGTCGCTCTATCACGACGACGTGATGGACGAGGCCGATGTGCGCCGCGGAGTCGACACGGTGAACGCGAAGTGGGGCAACCTGCAGGCGATCCTCGCCGGCGACTTCTTGCTCAGCAAGGCCTCCGAGATCGCCGCCTCGCTCGGCACCGAGGTAGCGGTGCTCCTCGCGCGCACCATCGGCCGCCTGTGCGAGGGGCAGATCGAAGAGCTGCGCCACACCTACGACGTGACCCGCAGCGAGCTCAGCTACATCACCTCGATCGGGGGCAAGACGGCGTCGCTCTACGCCACGTCGGCCCGCATCGGCGGCATCGTCGCCGGCCTCGATCGCCCGTTGATCGAGGTGCTGACGCGCTACGGCGACGCCTACGGGATGGTGTTCCAGATCGTCGACGACATCCTCGACGTCACCGCGAGCGACGAGCGCCTCGGCAAGCCAGCCGGCCACGACATGGTCGAGGGCGTCTACACGCTGCCGGTGCTGCGTACGCTCGCCGAGGGCGGTGCCGCCGCCGACGAGCTCGGCGATCTGCTCGGCAAGCCGCTCGAAGCCGCCGAGCGCGAGAAGGTGCTCGGCATCGTGCGCAGCAACCACGGCGTCGCCTCCGCCGTCGAGACCGCCGGCACTTACGTGCAGAGGGCCGAGGAGCTCTGTGCCGAGCTGCCGCCCGGCCCGGCCACCGACGCGTTGCGCGACGCCCCCGCCGCGCTGCTCGCCACCGTCTGGGGCTGAGCCCCTACGCGACCTCGGTCATCTCGGCCGCGGCCTCACGGGCGTTCCAGGCCTTGGAGGCTCGTCCGAGGAAGTCGAGCAACACCTTGTTGAACGTCGACCCGTGCTCGATCATCAAGCCGTGGGCGGCGCCGGACAGCACCACGAGCTCGGCGGTCGGGATGCGCTCGGCGATCTCCTCGGAGTCACCGCGGGGGGTGAGGATGTCCTGGTTGCCGACGATGACGAGCGTCGGCTTGTCGAACGTGGCGAGCTCGGCGGCGAGCGACTCGTCGGCCGACAGGATCGCGCGCACCTGGGCGACGAAGCCGTGGCTCGGACGGCTGAGCGCGATCGGCCCCAACCAGCCGACGGCGGGGAACAGGCGGCGGAACGAGCGCGGTCCGATCACCCAGCGACCGGCCTGGTTGGCGAGCTCGCCCATGCCGCGCTCGGCGGCGATCGAGCCCCACGACGACAGCAGGTCGCGCCGCCAGGCGTGATTGCGGCACGCGGTGCAGGCGAGCGTCAGCGAGCGGACCCGCTCTGGGTACTTGTACGCGACGAGCTGGCTGATCGCCCCGCCCATCGATGCCCCGACGACGTGAGCGGTCTCGATGCCGGCGTGGTCGAGCACCGCCATCGCGTCGTCGGCCATCTGCTCGAGGGTGTACGTGCCGAACGGCTTGTCGCTGCGACCAGCGCCGCGGTTGTCGTGGGCGATCACCCGGTAGAAGGGGGCCAGCGCCAGGCGCTGCAGGATCCATCCGGACTTGTCGGCGCCGAGGCCTTGGATCAAGAGCACCGGCTGGCCGCTCTTGCGCCCGACGACCTTGTAGTGCAGCCGGGTGCCGTCTTCTGCACGTGCGTAGGCCATGTCGGTGGTGTCCTTCTCTCTCCCTAGCCCTCGCGTCGCAGATCGAGGAACTTCTCTATTCCCTGGAGGCCGCCGATCTCGTCGAGGCGCTGCTGCAATCGATGTTGCGCGTGTTCGGCCAGCTCCACCTCGGCAAGCGGGCCGCGCCGCTTCAGCCGTTCACGCACGAGCGTGCCCACCTCGAC encodes:
- a CDS encoding alpha/beta fold hydrolase, which translates into the protein MAYARAEDGTRLHYKVVGRKSGQPVLLIQGLGADKSGWILQRLALAPFYRVIAHDNRGAGRSDKPFGTYTLEQMADDAMAVLDHAGIETAHVVGASMGGAISQLVAYKYPERVRSLTLACTACRNHAWRRDLLSSWGSIAAERGMGELANQAGRWVIGPRSFRRLFPAVGWLGPIALSRPSHGFVAQVRAILSADESLAAELATFDKPTLVIVGNQDILTPRGDSEEIAERIPTAELVVLSGAAHGLMIEHGSTFNKVLLDFLGRASKAWNAREAAAEMTEVA
- a CDS encoding polyprenyl synthetase family protein: MSSSPLTDRTRAGAELELVEEALRAAVQTDDPYLTEIASHLIVAGGKRLRPMVAVVASQVAMADGGHGAPARLGIVEDAVQGGVACELVHLGSLYHDDVMDEADVRRGVDTVNAKWGNLQAILAGDFLLSKASEIAASLGTEVAVLLARTIGRLCEGQIEELRHTYDVTRSELSYITSIGGKTASLYATSARIGGIVAGLDRPLIEVLTRYGDAYGMVFQIVDDILDVTASDERLGKPAGHDMVEGVYTLPVLRTLAEGGAAADELGDLLGKPLEAAEREKVLGIVRSNHGVASAVETAGTYVQRAEELCAELPPGPATDALRDAPAALLATVWG